In Primulina eburnea isolate SZY01 chromosome 5, ASM2296580v1, whole genome shotgun sequence, a single window of DNA contains:
- the LOC140831692 gene encoding heat stress transcription factor B-4-like, with protein sequence MALMLDNCEGILLTLDSHKSVPAPFLTKTYQLVDDPSTDHIVSWGEDDATFVVWRPPEFARDLLPNYFKHNNFSSFVRQLNTYGFRKIVPDRWEFANEYFKKGEKHLLCEIHRRKTAQPPQVSFNHHPSLSHHSTINGQSFFPYSIRDSISPPDSDEQQPNTWCDSPPVASPNGSGSALTNLATCGGNALYNNGSSSFIALSEDNERLRKNNTMLVSELSHMRKLYNDIIYFVQNHVKPVAPSSSYHSSFFPNNSAKSSSATNPFNGGCSSMLQKPLNQLIGYNQMASNPHQGNAYLGSININSSSPPTRISQTSVTILDENEHNRTKLFGVPLHSKKRLHPEYRSSMETNKARLVPEKDDLGLNLMPPC encoded by the exons ATGGCCTTGATGCTGGATAACTGTGAAGGGATTCTCTTAACCTTAGATTCTCATAAATCTGTCCCGGCTCCATTTTTGACCAAAACTTATCAGCTCGTTGATGATCCGAGCACGGATCACATTGTTTCTTGGGGTGAAGATGATGCCACTTTTGTCGTGTGGCGTCCGCCGGAGTTTGCTCGTGATCTTCTTCCTAACTATTTCAAGCACAACAATTTTTCTAGCTTCGTTCGTCAGCTCAACACCTAT GGTTTCCGGAAGATTGTGCCAGACAGATGGGAGTTTGCGAATGAGTATTTCAAGAAAGGTGAGAAGCATCTGTTGTGCGAGATCCACCGGAGGAAGACGGCTCAGCCTCCTCAAGTGTCCTTCAACCACCACCCATCTCTCAGCCACCATTCCACTATCAATGGCCAGAGTTTCTTCCCCTACTCTATCCGAGATAGCATATCGCCACCGGACTCTGATGAACAGCAACCAAACACATGGTGTGACTCTCCGCCAGTCGCCTCCCCAAATGGTAGCGGCTCCGCTTTGACAAACCTCGCAACCTGCGGCGGAAACGCCTTATACAACAACGGCAGCAGCTCGTTTATTGCACTTTCCGAAGACAATGAGAGGCTCAGAAAAAACAACACCATGCTTGTATCTGAGCTATCTCACATGAGAAAATTATAcaatgatattatatattttgtgcAGAACCATGTGAAACCAGTGGCTCCGAGCAGTTCTTATCATTCCTCATTTTTCCCCAACAACTCAGCAAAATCTTCTTCTGCAACAAATCCCTTCAATGGCGGCTGCTCGTCAATGCTGCAAAAGCCACTGAATCAGCTCATAGGGTACAATCAAATGGCATCAAATCCCCATCAAGGTAATGCGTATTTGGGATCCATTAACATCAACTCCTCTTCTCCTCCAACCAGAATTTCTCAGACCAGTGTGACCATTCTTGACGAAAATGAACACAATAGAACTAAACTTTTCGGTGTGCCGCTGCATTCTAAGAAAAGATTGCACCCAGAATACAGATCTTCAATGGAGACAAACAAGGCCAGACTTGTTCCCGAAAAAGATGATCTAGGATTGAATCTCATGCCTCCATGTTGA